From a single Sus scrofa isolate TJ Tabasco breed Duroc chromosome 13, Sscrofa11.1, whole genome shotgun sequence genomic region:
- the CNBP gene encoding cellular nucleic acid-binding protein isoform X2, which yields MSSNECFKCGRSGHWARECPTGGGRGRGMRSRGRGGFTSDRGFQFVSSSLPDICYRCGESGHLAKDCDLQEDACYNCGRGGHIAKDCKEPKREREQCCYNCGKPGHLARDCDHADEQKCYSCGEFGHIQKDCTKVKCYRCGETGHVAINCSKTSEVNCYRCGESGHLARECTIEATA from the exons ATGAGCAGCAATGAATGCTTCAAGTGTGGACGATCTGGCCACTGGGCCCGGGAGTGCCCCACTGGTGGGGGCCGTGGTCGTGGAATGAGAAGCCGTGGCAGAGGTGGTTTTACCTCGGATAGAG GTTTCCAGTTTGTTTCTTCGTCTCTTCCAGACATCTGTTACCGCTGTGGTGAGTCTGGTCATCTTGCCAAGGATTGTGATCTCCAAGAGGATG CCTGCTATAACTGCGGTAGAGGAGGCCACATTGCCAAGGACTGCAAGGAGCCCAAGAGAGAGCGAGAGCAGTGCTGCTACAACTGCGGCAAACCTGGCCACCTGGCCCGCGACTGTGACCATGCGGATGAGCAGAAGTGCTATTCTTGTGGAGAGTTTGGGCACATTCAGAAAGACTGCACCAAAGTGAAGTGCTATAG gtGTGGCGAAACTGGTCATGTAGCCATCAACTGCAGCAAGACGAGTGAAGTCAACTGTTACCGCTGTGGCGAGTCAGGGCACCTTGCACGGGAATGCACGATTGAGGCCACAgcttaa
- the CNBP gene encoding cellular nucleic acid-binding protein isoform X1 has product MSSNECFKCGRSGHWARECPTGGGRGRGMRSRGRGGFTSDRGFQFVSSSLPDICYRCGESGHLAKDCDLQEDEACYNCGRGGHIAKDCKEPKREREQCCYNCGKPGHLARDCDHADEQKCYSCGEFGHIQKDCTKVKCYRCGETGHVAINCSKTSEVNCYRCGESGHLARECTIEATA; this is encoded by the exons ATGAGCAGCAATGAATGCTTCAAGTGTGGACGATCTGGCCACTGGGCCCGGGAGTGCCCCACTGGTGGGGGCCGTGGTCGTGGAATGAGAAGCCGTGGCAGAGGTGGTTTTACCTCGGATAGAG GTTTCCAGTTTGTTTCTTCGTCTCTTCCAGACATCTGTTACCGCTGTGGTGAGTCTGGTCATCTTGCCAAGGATTGTGATCTCCAAGAGGATG AAGCCTGCTATAACTGCGGTAGAGGAGGCCACATTGCCAAGGACTGCAAGGAGCCCAAGAGAGAGCGAGAGCAGTGCTGCTACAACTGCGGCAAACCTGGCCACCTGGCCCGCGACTGTGACCATGCGGATGAGCAGAAGTGCTATTCTTGTGGAGAGTTTGGGCACATTCAGAAAGACTGCACCAAAGTGAAGTGCTATAG gtGTGGCGAAACTGGTCATGTAGCCATCAACTGCAGCAAGACGAGTGAAGTCAACTGTTACCGCTGTGGCGAGTCAGGGCACCTTGCACGGGAATGCACGATTGAGGCCACAgcttaa
- the CNBP gene encoding cellular nucleic acid-binding protein isoform X8, which yields MSSNECFKCGRSGHWARECPTGGGRGRGMRSRGRGGFTSDRDICYRCGESGHLAKDCDLQEDACYNCGRGGHIAKDCKEPKREREQCCYNCGKPGHLARDCDHADEQKCYSCGEFGHIQKDCTKVKCYRCGETGHVAINCSKTSEVNCYRCGESGHLARECTIEATA from the exons ATGAGCAGCAATGAATGCTTCAAGTGTGGACGATCTGGCCACTGGGCCCGGGAGTGCCCCACTGGTGGGGGCCGTGGTCGTGGAATGAGAAGCCGTGGCAGAGGTGGTTTTACCTCGGATAGAG ACATCTGTTACCGCTGTGGTGAGTCTGGTCATCTTGCCAAGGATTGTGATCTCCAAGAGGATG CCTGCTATAACTGCGGTAGAGGAGGCCACATTGCCAAGGACTGCAAGGAGCCCAAGAGAGAGCGAGAGCAGTGCTGCTACAACTGCGGCAAACCTGGCCACCTGGCCCGCGACTGTGACCATGCGGATGAGCAGAAGTGCTATTCTTGTGGAGAGTTTGGGCACATTCAGAAAGACTGCACCAAAGTGAAGTGCTATAG gtGTGGCGAAACTGGTCATGTAGCCATCAACTGCAGCAAGACGAGTGAAGTCAACTGTTACCGCTGTGGCGAGTCAGGGCACCTTGCACGGGAATGCACGATTGAGGCCACAgcttaa
- the CNBP gene encoding cellular nucleic acid-binding protein isoform X4, which produces MSSNECFKCGRSGHWARECPTGGGRGRGMRSRGRGGFQFVSSSLPDICYRCGESGHLAKDCDLQEDACYNCGRGGHIAKDCKEPKREREQCCYNCGKPGHLARDCDHADEQKCYSCGEFGHIQKDCTKVKCYRCGETGHVAINCSKTSEVNCYRCGESGHLARECTIEATA; this is translated from the exons ATGAGCAGCAATGAATGCTTCAAGTGTGGACGATCTGGCCACTGGGCCCGGGAGTGCCCCACTGGTGGGGGCCGTGGTCGTGGAATGAGAAGCCGTGGCAGAGGTG GTTTCCAGTTTGTTTCTTCGTCTCTTCCAGACATCTGTTACCGCTGTGGTGAGTCTGGTCATCTTGCCAAGGATTGTGATCTCCAAGAGGATG CCTGCTATAACTGCGGTAGAGGAGGCCACATTGCCAAGGACTGCAAGGAGCCCAAGAGAGAGCGAGAGCAGTGCTGCTACAACTGCGGCAAACCTGGCCACCTGGCCCGCGACTGTGACCATGCGGATGAGCAGAAGTGCTATTCTTGTGGAGAGTTTGGGCACATTCAGAAAGACTGCACCAAAGTGAAGTGCTATAG gtGTGGCGAAACTGGTCATGTAGCCATCAACTGCAGCAAGACGAGTGAAGTCAACTGTTACCGCTGTGGCGAGTCAGGGCACCTTGCACGGGAATGCACGATTGAGGCCACAgcttaa
- the LOC102162880 gene encoding pre-mRNA-splicing factor ISY1 homolog, with protein sequence MARNAEKAMTALARFRQAQLEEGKVKERRPFLASECTELPKAEKWRRQIIGEISKKVAQIQNAGLGEFRIRDLNDEINKLLREKGHWEVRIKELGGPDYGKVGPKMLDHEGKEVPGNRGYKYFGAAKDLPGVRELFEKEPLPPPRKTRAELMKAIDFEYYGYLDEDDGVIVPLEQEYEKKLRAELVEKWKAEREARLARGEKEEEEEEEEVNIYAVPEEESDEEGSQEKGGEDGQQKFIAHVPVPSQQEIEEALVRRKKMELLQKYASETLQAQSEEAKRLLGY encoded by the exons ATG GCCCGAAACGCGGAAAAGGCCAT GACGGCCTTGGCAAGATTTCGCCAAGCTCAGCTGGAAGAGGGAAAAGTAAAG GAGCGAAGACCCTTCCTCGCCTCAGAGTGTACTGAGCTGCCCAAAGCTGAGAAGTGGAGACGACAG atCATTGGAGAGATCTCTAAAAAAGTGGCTCAAATTCAGAATG ctGGTTTAGGTGAATTCCGAATTCGTGACCTGAATGATGAAATTAACAAGCTGCTAAGAGAGAAAGGACACTGGGAGGTCCGGATCAAGGAGCTGGGTGGTCCTGATTATGGA AAAGTTGGCCCTAAAATGCTGGATCATGAAGGGAAAGAAGTCCCAGGAAATCGAGGTTACAAGTACTTTGGAGCAGCGAAAGATTTGCCTGGTGTCAGAGAACTGTTTGAGAAGGAAC CTCTTCCTCCTCCAAGAAAGACACGTGCTGAGCTCATGAAGGCCATTGATTTTGAATATTACGGTTACCTAGATGAAGACGATGGTGTTATTGTGCCTTTGGaacaagaatatgaaaagaaac TCAGAGCCGAACTAGTGGAAAAgtggaaagcagagagagaggccCGGCTGgcaagaggagaaaaggaggaggaggaagaggaagaggaggtcaACATCTATGCTGTTCCAGAGGAGGAG TCCGATGAGGAAGGCAGCcaggagaaaggaggggaggacGGGCAGCAGAAGTTCATCGCCCACGTCCCGGTGCCATCACAGCAGGAG ATCGAGGAGGCGCTTGTGCGGAGGAAGAAGATGGAACTCCTCCAGAAGTACGCCAGCGAGACCCTACAGGCCCAGAGCGAAGAGGCCAAAAGACTGCTGGGGTACTAG
- the CNBP gene encoding cellular nucleic acid-binding protein isoform X7: protein MSSNECFKCGRSGHWARECPTGGGRGRGMRSRGRGGFTSDRDICYRCGESGHLAKDCDLQEDEACYNCGRGGHIAKDCKEPKREREQCCYNCGKPGHLARDCDHADEQKCYSCGEFGHIQKDCTKVKCYRCGETGHVAINCSKTSEVNCYRCGESGHLARECTIEATA, encoded by the exons ATGAGCAGCAATGAATGCTTCAAGTGTGGACGATCTGGCCACTGGGCCCGGGAGTGCCCCACTGGTGGGGGCCGTGGTCGTGGAATGAGAAGCCGTGGCAGAGGTGGTTTTACCTCGGATAGAG ACATCTGTTACCGCTGTGGTGAGTCTGGTCATCTTGCCAAGGATTGTGATCTCCAAGAGGATG AAGCCTGCTATAACTGCGGTAGAGGAGGCCACATTGCCAAGGACTGCAAGGAGCCCAAGAGAGAGCGAGAGCAGTGCTGCTACAACTGCGGCAAACCTGGCCACCTGGCCCGCGACTGTGACCATGCGGATGAGCAGAAGTGCTATTCTTGTGGAGAGTTTGGGCACATTCAGAAAGACTGCACCAAAGTGAAGTGCTATAG gtGTGGCGAAACTGGTCATGTAGCCATCAACTGCAGCAAGACGAGTGAAGTCAACTGTTACCGCTGTGGCGAGTCAGGGCACCTTGCACGGGAATGCACGATTGAGGCCACAgcttaa
- the CNBP gene encoding cellular nucleic acid-binding protein isoform X3: MSSNECFKCGRSGHWARECPTGGGRGRGMRSRGRGGFQFVSSSLPDICYRCGESGHLAKDCDLQEDEACYNCGRGGHIAKDCKEPKREREQCCYNCGKPGHLARDCDHADEQKCYSCGEFGHIQKDCTKVKCYRCGETGHVAINCSKTSEVNCYRCGESGHLARECTIEATA, translated from the exons ATGAGCAGCAATGAATGCTTCAAGTGTGGACGATCTGGCCACTGGGCCCGGGAGTGCCCCACTGGTGGGGGCCGTGGTCGTGGAATGAGAAGCCGTGGCAGAGGTG GTTTCCAGTTTGTTTCTTCGTCTCTTCCAGACATCTGTTACCGCTGTGGTGAGTCTGGTCATCTTGCCAAGGATTGTGATCTCCAAGAGGATG AAGCCTGCTATAACTGCGGTAGAGGAGGCCACATTGCCAAGGACTGCAAGGAGCCCAAGAGAGAGCGAGAGCAGTGCTGCTACAACTGCGGCAAACCTGGCCACCTGGCCCGCGACTGTGACCATGCGGATGAGCAGAAGTGCTATTCTTGTGGAGAGTTTGGGCACATTCAGAAAGACTGCACCAAAGTGAAGTGCTATAG gtGTGGCGAAACTGGTCATGTAGCCATCAACTGCAGCAAGACGAGTGAAGTCAACTGTTACCGCTGTGGCGAGTCAGGGCACCTTGCACGGGAATGCACGATTGAGGCCACAgcttaa
- the CNBP gene encoding cellular nucleic acid-binding protein isoform X6, giving the protein MSSNECFKCGRSGHWARECPTGGGRGRGMRSRGRGFQFVSSSLPDICYRCGESGHLAKDCDLQEDACYNCGRGGHIAKDCKEPKREREQCCYNCGKPGHLARDCDHADEQKCYSCGEFGHIQKDCTKVKCYRCGETGHVAINCSKTSEVNCYRCGESGHLARECTIEATA; this is encoded by the exons ATGAGCAGCAATGAATGCTTCAAGTGTGGACGATCTGGCCACTGGGCCCGGGAGTGCCCCACTGGTGGGGGCCGTGGTCGTGGAATGAGAAGCCGTGGCAGAG GTTTCCAGTTTGTTTCTTCGTCTCTTCCAGACATCTGTTACCGCTGTGGTGAGTCTGGTCATCTTGCCAAGGATTGTGATCTCCAAGAGGATG CCTGCTATAACTGCGGTAGAGGAGGCCACATTGCCAAGGACTGCAAGGAGCCCAAGAGAGAGCGAGAGCAGTGCTGCTACAACTGCGGCAAACCTGGCCACCTGGCCCGCGACTGTGACCATGCGGATGAGCAGAAGTGCTATTCTTGTGGAGAGTTTGGGCACATTCAGAAAGACTGCACCAAAGTGAAGTGCTATAG gtGTGGCGAAACTGGTCATGTAGCCATCAACTGCAGCAAGACGAGTGAAGTCAACTGTTACCGCTGTGGCGAGTCAGGGCACCTTGCACGGGAATGCACGATTGAGGCCACAgcttaa
- the CNBP gene encoding cellular nucleic acid-binding protein isoform X5 yields MSSNECFKCGRSGHWARECPTGGGRGRGMRSRGRGFQFVSSSLPDICYRCGESGHLAKDCDLQEDEACYNCGRGGHIAKDCKEPKREREQCCYNCGKPGHLARDCDHADEQKCYSCGEFGHIQKDCTKVKCYRCGETGHVAINCSKTSEVNCYRCGESGHLARECTIEATA; encoded by the exons ATGAGCAGCAATGAATGCTTCAAGTGTGGACGATCTGGCCACTGGGCCCGGGAGTGCCCCACTGGTGGGGGCCGTGGTCGTGGAATGAGAAGCCGTGGCAGAG GTTTCCAGTTTGTTTCTTCGTCTCTTCCAGACATCTGTTACCGCTGTGGTGAGTCTGGTCATCTTGCCAAGGATTGTGATCTCCAAGAGGATG AAGCCTGCTATAACTGCGGTAGAGGAGGCCACATTGCCAAGGACTGCAAGGAGCCCAAGAGAGAGCGAGAGCAGTGCTGCTACAACTGCGGCAAACCTGGCCACCTGGCCCGCGACTGTGACCATGCGGATGAGCAGAAGTGCTATTCTTGTGGAGAGTTTGGGCACATTCAGAAAGACTGCACCAAAGTGAAGTGCTATAG gtGTGGCGAAACTGGTCATGTAGCCATCAACTGCAGCAAGACGAGTGAAGTCAACTGTTACCGCTGTGGCGAGTCAGGGCACCTTGCACGGGAATGCACGATTGAGGCCACAgcttaa